Proteins from a genomic interval of Equus quagga isolate Etosha38 chromosome 13, UCLA_HA_Equagga_1.0, whole genome shotgun sequence:
- the LOC124250403 gene encoding serine/arginine repetitive matrix protein 1-like, translating to MGDGNHRRRRLPQRGLCTPARPRPPGSPVPRRPQRPAQPGPRRGAHRGADPETSRARGRWPEARRPPAGPHTCLTPQRDLRAPKPALGLARCPEASKAGTSEDPTRRVAPRTKVTGASHGSLLKNHTSQKSPRPRAFSAHREKNGPGSLGNHSAWGRRRRVAQAGHRCKVSRGQQSSLENSASQNQRQPSTGVVKTMTSEPQNYTSQKMMRPRKVFRVIRSLAQRFFCPRTGGPCCYRTGTGLYPGRVLSSETFSTLSSSRKTACGALDCLYEW from the exons ATGGGTGACGGAAACCACCGCAGACGGCGTCTGCCCCAGCGCGGGCTGTGCACGCCCGCTCGCCCGCGTCCTCCCGGCTCCCCCGTTCCGCGCAGGCCCCAGCGGCCCGCACAGCCAGGGCCCCGCCGGGGCGCACACCGCGGGGCAGACCCCGAGACCAGCAGGGCCCGGGGCCGCTGGCCTGAGGCCCGCCGGCCGCCAGCCGGGCCCCACACTTGCCTGACTCCTCAGCGGGACCTCCGGGCCCCGAAGCCCGCGCTGGGCCTCGCCCGGTGCCCCGAGGCGTCCAAGGCGGGCACCTCCGAGGACCCGACGCGCCGGGTCGCGCCGA GAACAAAAGTTACCGGGGCCTCGCACGGTAGCCTCCTGAAAAACCACACGTCCCAGAAGTCTCCGCGGCCGCGCGCGTTCTCGGCGCACCGCGAGAAAAACGGCCCGGGCTCCCTAGGAAACCACAGCGCCTGGGGCCGTCGTCGCAGAGTGGCTCAAGCAGGACACAGATGCAAAGTATCGAGAGGACAACAGTCGTCTCTGGAGAACTCTGCTTCCCAGAACCAACGGCAGCCCTCTACGGGCGTTGTGAAGACAATGACTTCCGAACCACAAAACTACACTTCCCAGAAGATGATGCGGCCGCGAAAGGTCTTCCGGGTCATTCGTTCGCTCGCACAGAGGTTCTTCTGCCCGCGCACGGGCGGCCCCTGCTGCTACCGGACAGGAACTGGCCTCTACCCCGGAAGGGTCCTCTCATCCGAAACCTTCTCCACGCTGTCCAGCTC GAGGAAAACAGCATGTGGGGCTCTGGACTGCCTGTACGAGTGGTGA